The Manihot esculenta cultivar AM560-2 chromosome 1, M.esculenta_v8, whole genome shotgun sequence genome has a window encoding:
- the LOC110615452 gene encoding uncharacterized protein LOC110615452 yields the protein MAKKSQRRPVRHERHQSGCMWGLISMFDFRHGRSTQRLLSDRKRGPKHVVASGNATNMPFLMTNHDENYQDIIGGEESAVAAADAGKASVKKLMEEEMFCEIDLKEEINNTEIEAKQSNSEYGGNKRKNRKRTNRSRSRSCEIHIEDLDAAENLESEKPCHRNSEKQSTNTLDMGDLMEEFCQQMHHIVCLKHDQHVEVSSQPNWKNPDFEEKLSEAIKIFINQRLINGKHVTGDEEIHPSKELKDALRILSSDEELSQKFLQDPKSVMVKYVENLWNVQTGKDDVSKPPGGSNLSEQEINGLKQSDEVMHGKQRKFFRRKAKSLDKNPSKEIEPSQASNRIVILKPGPISTQKPETEGILGSSSVSQIATRNKGPNERVGAYFFFTEIKRRLKQAMGKEQQEIPPDGVSKKLPNKVRARGDSDKRYKENVGRNSPSKDHFFIEKIARPPTGVKKREKNDKLKEFEPGLKHETATYPKQRSSNIYMEAKKHLSEMLTPGTGDAEFSRRQVPRTLGRILSLPEYNFSPIGSPGRDWGQNAVTAQKRFSGNEKIQKQENNVDHLGQMTLNSETELCASNDSFDNKSRASSNQNSSIPNEPARDNEGEKILFSVEGGMTSEGDVDIVEVAEIVAQESSNILDTLSEPSDSSSTRDDQNGDMSEVCEEKRQSECLKHDMHEENQPPSSALTSPSTSTISKKNDSLEGIVEVLERPSPVSVLEPLFIEEEISPARTRFQPAELPIRPQRIQFEEHVPSAADIGTHLKAYMAEKESIFEYVKAVMLASGENWDEFYIMSNSSDPLLDPSIFDEVEFFPNQLSCDKKLLFDCIDEVLMEVYGRYFGCPLGLSFVKPAIRPAPDMKNAIREVWEGVYWYLLPLPLPHTLEQIVKKDMAKTGTWMDLRYDSETIIIEISEAIFKDLMEETMLSCVNESSESGNPSIAAESKDQSSIDV from the exons ATGGCAAAGAAATCTCAGAGACGCCCTGTGCGACATGAAAGGCACCAATCGGGCTGCATGTGGGGTTTAATTAGTATGTTTGACTTCCGTCATGGTCGATCAACTCAGAGGCTGCTTTCAGATAGAAAACGTGGGCCCAAGCATGTCGTTG CTTCTGGGAATGCGACGAATATGCCTTTCTTGATGACCAATCATGATGAAAATTATCAAGACATCATT GGTGGTGAGGAGAGTGCAGTAGCAGCAGCTGATGCTGGTAAGGCTAGCGTGAAGAAACTCATGGAAGAAGAGATGTTCTGTGAGATAGACTTGAAGGAGGAGATAAACAATACTGAAATCGAAGCAAAGCAGTCTAATTCAGAATATGGAGGCAACAAAAGGAAAAACCGCAAAAGAACAAATAGAAGTCGCTCAAGAAGTTGTGAGATACACATAGAAGATTTGGATGCTGCTGAGAACTTGGAATCTGAAAAGCCTTGCCACCGGAATTCAGAAAAGCAATCTACTAATACTCTTGATATGGGCGATTTGATGGAAGAGTTTTGCCAGCAGATGCATCACATTGTTTGCTTAAAGCATGACCAGCATGTTGAAGTTTCCAGCCAACCAAACTGGAAGAATCCTGACTTTGAAGAAAAATTGAGCGAGgcaatcaaaatttttataaatcagAGGCTTATCAATGGGAAACATGTTACAGGTGATGAGGAAATTCACCCTTCCAAAGAGCTCAAGGATGCACTCAGGATCCTAAGTTCTGATGAGGAATTATCCCAGAAATTCTTACAAGATCCAAAGTCTGTAATGGTGAAATACGTTGAGAACTTGTGGAATGTTCAAACAGGGAAGGATGATGTCTCCAAGCCACCTGGAGGATCAAACTTGTCAGAACAGGAGATTAATGGCTTGAAACAGTCTGATGAGGTTATGCATGGTAAACAGCGCAAGTTTTTCAGGAGGAAGGCCAAATCTCTAGACAAGAACCCATCAAAGGAAATTGAACCTTCCCAAGCTTCAAATAGAATTGTCATTTTAAAGCCTGGACCCATAAGCACGCAAAAACCTGAAACTGAAGGAATTCTTGGGTCATCATCAGTATCTCAAATTGCCACAAGAAACAAGGGACCGAATGAAAGAGTTGGTGCCTACTTTTTCTTCACTGAAATTAAAAGAAGGTTAAAACAAGCCATGGGGAAAGAACAACAAGAGATCCCTCCTGATGGCGTTTCAAAGAAATTACCTAACAAGGTTCGAGCTAGGGGAGATAGTGATAAAAGATATAAAGAGAATGTTGGAAGAAATTCTCCAAGTAAGGACCACTTCTTTATTGAAAAAATTGCTAGACCTCCAACTGGTGtcaaaaagagagagaagaatgACAAGTTGAAAGAATTTGAACCAGGTTTGAAGCATGAAACTGCTACTTATCCCAAGCAAAGATCATCTAACATTTATATGGAGGCCAAGAAGCATCTCTCTGAGATGCTTACCCCTGGGACTGGGGATGCAGAATTTTCAAGAAGGCAGGTTCCAAGAACCCTTGGAAGGATTCTCTCTCTTCCTGAGTACAATTTCTCTCCCATTGGCAGTCCTGGAAGGGATTGGGGGCAAAATGCTGTTACTGCACAGAAGAGATTTTCTGGCAATGAAAAAATTCAGAAACAAGAAAACAATGTTGACCATCTTGGTCAAATGACACTAAACTCAGAGACTGAGTTGTGTGCTTCTAATGACAGCTTTGACAATAAATCAAGAGCTTCTTCAAACCAAAATTCAAGCATTCCAAATGAACCTGCCCGGGATAATGAAGGAGAGAAAATCTTGTTTTCTGTTGAAGGGGGGATGACTTCAGAAg GTGATGTGGATATTGTAGAAGTAGCTGAAATTGTAGCCCAAGAAAGCAGCAATATCTTGGATACTCTTTCTGAGCCAAGCGACTCTTCCAGTACAAGAGATGACCAAAATGGTGACATGTCTGAAGTTTGTGAGGAAAAAAGACAATCTGAATGCTTGAAACAT GATATGCATGAAGAGAACCAACCTCCATCTTCTGCATTAACATCCCCATCCACCTCTACTATCAGCAAGAAGAATGACAGTCTAGAAGGTATTGTAGAGGTATTAGAGCGGCCAAGTCCTGTATCTGTACTAGAGCCACTTTTCATAGAGGAAGAAATCAGCCCAGCGCGCACCAGATTCCAACCTG CTGAACTGCCAATTCGACCCCAGAGAATTCAGTTTGAAGAGCATGTCCCTTCAGCTGCAGATATAGGTACTCATTTGAAAGCTTATATGGCAGAGAAGGAATCAATATTTGAGTATGTGAAAGCAGTGATGCTGGCCTCTGGAGAGAATTGGGATGAGTTCTATATCATGTCCAATTCTTCTGACCCTCTTCTTGACCCATCAATATTTGATGAAGTAGAGTTCTTTCCCAACCAACTTTCTTGTGACAAGAAACTTCTCTTTGATTGTATTGATGAAGTTCTCATGGAGGTATATGGGCGCTATTTTGGTTGCCCCCTTGGGTTATCATTTGTTAAACCTGCCATCCGACCTGCACCGGACATGAAAAATGCTATCCGTGAGGTGTGGGAAGGAGTGTATTGGTATCTCCTTCCACTGCCACTGCCACATACATTAGAGCAGATAGTCAAGAAAGACATGGCTAAAACAGGGACATGGATGGACCTTCGATATGACAGTGAAACTATCATTATTGAGATCAGTGAAGCCATTTTTAAAGATCTGATGGAAGAAACTATGTTAAGCTGTGTAAATGAAAGTTCAGAAAGTGGAAATCCTTCAATTGCGGCTGAGtcgaaggatcagagtagcatTGATGTGTAA